A single Nomia melanderi isolate GNS246 chromosome 13, iyNomMela1, whole genome shotgun sequence DNA region contains:
- the HtrA2 gene encoding HTRA2-related serine protease, with the protein MATLLSRLPRVVFRKNQLQYKQVLVFPFVDRSPRYKSFSTNQEDSRTFNGTIKNFLTYTAFFSGLSYFLYKWKDDLIPKVHGKSMNPVDINHNRDKYNFIADVVEISAPSVVYIEIKDNKRFDYFTGKPVSASNGSGFIVESDGLVLTNAHVVVNKPNTTVKVRLQDGSTYTGIVEDVDMHSDLATVRIKKTNLPVMKLGNSSTVRPGEFVVAIGSPLALNNSITSGVISSVNRQSEELGLYNKQMGYIQTDAAITFGNSGGPLVNLNGEAIGINAMRVTAGISFAIPIDYAKEFLKKAEIRRKSKGAQSTVTTPRNRYIGITMLTLTPHLLFELQQRHEGISQSIKHGVLICRVIVGSPAHTGGLQPGDIITHVNGEPVTSALNIYKAVESSKALKLVVIRRMEVLNLLIEPEET; encoded by the exons ATGGCGACCCTCTTGTCGCGTTTACCTCGGGTCGTTTTTAGGAAAAATCAATTGCAGTATAAACAAGTTTTAGTTTTTCCATTTGTGGATCGATCTCCACGATACAAATCCTTTTCTACAAATCAAGAAGACTCACGAACATTTAATGGAACCATAAAAAATTTTCTAACCTATACAGCCTTCTTTTCTGGACttagttattttttatataaatggaaAGATGATTTGATACCAAAAGTGCATGGGAAATCAATGAATCCAGTAGATATTAATCACAATAGAgacaaatacaattttatagctGATGTAGTGGAGATTTCAGCACCTTCTGTTGTTTACATTGAGATCAAGGACAATAAgag GTTTGATTATTTTACAGGTAAACCAGTCAGTGCTAGCAATGGATCTGGTTTCATTGTAGAATCTGatggtttagtgttaacaaatgCTCATGTTGTTGTGAATAAACCAAATACAACtgttaaa GTACGCCTTCAAGATGGAAGCACGTATACTGGTATTGTGGAAGATGTTGATATGCACAGTGATCTTGCAACTGTGAGAATTAAGAAG ACCAATTTACCAGTAATGAAGCTTGGTAATTCATCTACCGTTAGACCAGGTGAATTTGTGGTCGCTATTGGATCCCCGCTTGCTTTAAACAACAGTATAACAAGTGGAGTTATAAGCAGTGTAAACCGGCAAAGTGAAGAGCTTGGTCTTTACAATAAACAGATGGGTTATATACAAACAGATGCTGCAATTACT TTTGGCAATTCAGGTGGACCTTTAGTTAATTTAAACGGCGAAGCGATAGGTATAAACGCGATGAGAGTAACAGCTGGAATTTCGTTTGCGATACCTATAGATTATGCTAAAGAATTCTTGAAGAAAGCAGAAATACGTAGAAAGAGCAAAG GTGCTCAAAGTACAGTGACTACACCTAGAAACAGATATATAGGAATTACCATGCTCACTCTGACACCTCACTTACTCTTTGAACTGCAACAAAGACATGAAGGAATTTCACAGAGTATTAAACATGGTGTACTAATTTGCAGAGTGATTGTTGGATCGCCGGCTCATAC AGGTGGTCTACAACCTGGTGATATCATAACACACGTGAACGGTGAGCCCGTAACGAGCGCTCTAAATATTTACAAAGCGGTGGAATCGTCGAAAGCCCTGAAACTGGTAGTTATTCGACGAATGGAAGTGTTAAATTTACTGATCGAACCAGAAGAAACCTAA
- the LOC116432285 gene encoding uncharacterized protein LOC116432285: MQALILFIVGLGLVSGTQFKLLPYVYLSNPLSVYQQYQNTRTGEHAYSYAGGPSAKEEIKDAAGVTRGSYSYVDANGILQSVFYVADDNGFRVAATDLPTDDNVSLEPATHVLLARSVKPSEQQQPKLNRRRRSLDASENQSESKQKVEAAASVKTVLAPEATLIQGLPYSTSHQSQVQIHRGVQLEPARPLLKIDAQSLYQPLILSSDIPLATSHQSQVQIHNSANVKLSAGEDKAKQSIDYILPAASSALPLLTPVVNYHENRIELHKQLGIEGPQLKDAVKLNSEPLALVQSPAASVSIAPVLTKEAVLPTVIAQETLTPATASVTTSISSHGISQIHPSTKVVQQPLAVPTLIAKEAVPVAVQETVPVAKLASPTVTTSITSHGVSQVHGDLKLNIEPTLLIKTAPLAQLHPIVDLPLYLH; this comes from the exons ATGCAGGCACTG ATTCTCTTTATCGTAGGCTTGGGCCTAGTCTCGGGCACGCAGTTCAAGCTGCTGCCGTACGTCTATCTGTCCAACCCGCTTTCGGTGTACCAACAGTATCAGAACACGAGGACAGGGGAGCACGCGTACAGTTATGCGGGCGGCCCCTCCGCCAAGGAGGAGATCAAAGATGCCGCCGGCGTGACCCGAGGCTCGTACAGCTACGTGGACGCAAACGGTATCCTTCAGTCCGTTTTCTACGTCGCAGACGACAACGGTTTCCGCGTGGCCGCGACGGACCTGCCCACGGATGACAACGTGAGCCTCGAACCGGCGACACACGTGCTGCTGGCCAGAAGCGTGAAACCATCGGAGCAACAACAGCCGAAGCTAAACCGCAGAAGGCGTAGCTTAGACGCCAGTGAGAATCAGAGCGAGTCGAAACAGAAGGTCGAAGCAGCCGCCAGCGTGAAAACGGTTCTAGCGCCGGAGGCGACCCTGATCCAAGGTCTCCCGTACTCGACGTCTCATCAGAGTCAGGTGCAAATCCACAGAGGCGTCCAGCTGGAGCCGGCGAGACCATTGCTGAAGATCGATGCGCAGTCGCTCTATCAGCCGCTGATCCTGTCCAGCGACATTCCTCTGGCGACCTCTCATCAGAGTCAAGTTCAAATCCACAACAGCGCGAACGTCAAGCTGTCGGCTGGCGAGGACAAGGCCAAGCAATCGATCGATTACATCCTCCCAGCAGCGTCGTCCGCGTTACCGTTGTTGACCCCGGTCGTCAATTATCACGAGAACCGAATTGAGCTTCATAAGCAGTTGGGTATCGAGGGACCTCAGTTGAAGGATGCAGTGAAGCTGAACTCTGAGCCGCTAGCCCTAGTCCAATCGCCGGCCGCGTCCGTTTCGATTGCCCCAGTTTTAACGAAGGAGGCCGTTCTGCCAACTGTGATCGCGCAGGAGACCTTGACCCCAGCTACAGCTTCCGTGACCACGTCCATATCCAGCCATGGCATCAGCCAGATTCATCCCTCGACAAAGGTCGTTCAGCAGCCTTTAGCTGTTCCAACATTGATAGCTAAGGAAGCTGTGCCAGTGGCTGTCCAGGAAACTGTTCCGGTAGCTAAGCTTGCTTCCCCCACCGTAACCACCTCGATCACTAGTCACGGAGTCAGCCAAGTTCATGGGGACTTGAAGCTGAACATTGAACCGACGCTGCTGATAAAAACCGCGCCTCTTGCGCAGCTTCATCCCATTGTCGACCTGCCTCTATACCTTCATTAA
- the CPR16 gene encoding cuticular protein 16, whose product MILRILFGIFLGRSFAAPIANVWLSPLGPLTPLRQFHIQDGSGGYHYSFTGPHQAKSESSLNGITRGGYSYIDANGILQTVTYTADDQNGFRVSASNLPQPPKNDLQAIQDTPEVAAAKKNHLEELQKSQLREQSNNYQSNILSYNILPPYFSFSHLGKGDEKNLAVREIAQTTKSPFLLSRSEADKIEVPKPDPSLAKLSTLSPPLVPGNQRKPEELHGNSLQIGKLVSLNGIQKPAPLPASFVLPVLPYRLLHSALHHTQDSLGQYDYTYAGDSSAKTESRSLDGTTRGAYSYIDPNGVLQQVHYVADHNGFRVVATNLPEAK is encoded by the exons ATGATACTC AGAATTCTGTTTGGTATCTTCCTCGGGCGAAGTTTCGCTGCACCGATCGCGAATGTTTGGCTGAGCCCTTTGGGACCTCTAACACCATTACGCCAGTTTCACATACAAGATGGATCCGGAGGATACCATTACTCGTTCACTGGGCCTCATCAAGCTAAATCAGAATCCAGTTTGAATGGGATCACACGAGGTG GTTACTCGTACATCGACGCGAATGGAATACTGCAAACAGTGACTTACACGGCGGATGACCAGAATGGGTTCAGAGTGAGCGCGAGCAATCTTCCGCAACCACCGAAAAATGATCTTCAAGCGATTCAGGACACACCGGAAGTGGCGGCAGCGAAAAAGAATCACTTGGAAGAATTGCAGAAGTCGCAGTTGAGGGAACAGTCCAACAACTATCAATCGAACATTCTGTCTTACAACATTTTACCACCATATTTCAGTTTCTCTCATTTGGGTAAAGGCGACGAGAAAAATCTGGCTGTTCGAGAAATCGCA CAAACCACGAAGAGCCCGTTCCTCCTCTCACGTTCCGAGGCAGACAAAATTGAAGTGCCGAAACCGGACCCGAGTCTCGCGAAACTCTCGACACTGTCTCCGCCGTTGGTTCCCGGTAACCAAAGGAAACCCGAAGAGCTGCACGGGAATTCCTTGCAAATAGGGAAATTGGTGTCCCTGAACGGGATCCAAAAGCCTGCGCCGTTGCCAGCGTCCTTCGTGCTTCCGGTTCTGCCTTACCGACTGCTGCACAGCGCTCTCCATCATACCCAGGACTCGCTGGGCCAATACGATTATACTTACGCCGGCGATTCCAGCGCGAAAACCGAATCAAGGTCCCTGGACGGCACGACGAGGGGTGCTTACAGTTACATCGATCCCAACGGCGTCCTACAACAAGTCCATTACGTGGCCGACCACAACGGGTTCAGGGTAGTTGCGACCAATCTGCCGGAAGCCAAGTAA